From a single Brassica oleracea var. oleracea cultivar TO1000 chromosome C5, BOL, whole genome shotgun sequence genomic region:
- the LOC106343769 gene encoding serine carboxypeptidase-like 50 — protein IVSFITLFLLLSTLLIAVSLESLLPPLFPTEALPTKSGYLRVKPAPGSSMFHAYYEAQKPTTPLTDTPLLIWLQGGPGCSSMIGNFYELGPWRIVSRATKLEPNPGAWNRIFGLLFLDNPIGVGFSIAASKQDIPQNQRQVAEQLYAALVEFIEQNPGFEHRPVYITGESYAGKYVPAIGYYILKEKPNGKVNLKGLAIGNGLTDPVTQIRTHAVNVYYSGLVNAKQREALEKAQEISISLVKARKWREAADARLELLTLLGNMTGLATLYNTARMIPYRTDLVVDLMNQREAKRVLGVSETMRFEECSDEVRDILWGDLMKSVKFMVEYAVERTNVLLYQGMLDLRVGLVSTEEWMKTMNWSGLGMFLSAERRVWKDGDGDLAGYVQRWGNLSHVAVSGAGHLVPTDKAVNSRDMIEAWVLGKGLFSGEDVRQTLTASY, from the coding sequence ATTGTGTCCTTCATTACACTCTTCCTCTTGCTCTCCACTCTCCTCATCGCCGTCTCCCTCGAGTCTTTACTGCCGCCACTGTTTCCCACTGAAGCTCTCCCCACTAAATCCGGTTACCTCCGGGTTAAACCCGCCCCAGGCTCCTCCATGTTCCATGCCTACTACGAAGCCCAAAAGCCAACCACACCTCTCACCGACACTCCACTCTTAATTTGGCTCCAAGGTGGGCCAGGCTGCTCTTCCATGATTGGCAACTTCTACGAGCTTGGCCCTTGGCGAATAGTTTCACGCGCCACCAAGCTAGAACCTAACCCCGGCGCTTGGAACCGCATATTCGGCTTACTTTTCTTGGATAACCCCATCGGTGTCGGATTCAGCATCGCCGCTTCAAAACAAGACATACCACAAAATCAGAGACAGGTGGCAGAGCAGCTGTACGCAGCTCTCGTGGAATTCATCGAGCAGAACCCAGGTTTCGAACACCGACCGGTTTACATAACCGGCGAGAGCTACGCCGGGAAGTATGTTCCAGCTATTGGTTACTATATCCTCAAAGAAAAGCCCAATGGGAAGGTTAATCTAAAAGGCCTTGCCATAGGAAATGGGCTAACCGACCCGGTAACCCAAATCCGGACCCATGCGGTCAACGTCTATTACTCGGGTCTGGTCAACGCGAAACAGAGAGAAGCGCTCGAGAAAGCTCAAGAGATATCAATATCTCTCGTGAAGGCTCGGAAATGGCGCGAAGCAGCAGATGCTAGACTCGAACTATTGACGCTACTAGGCAACATGACAGGACTCGCGACGCTTTACAACACCGCACGGATGATACCGTATAGAACGGACCTGGTGGTGGATCTCATGAACCAGAGGGAGGCGAAACGGGTACTGGGAGTGAGCGAAACGATGCGTTTTGAGGAATGCAGCGATGAAGTGCGAGATATTTTATGGGGAGACTTGATGAAGAGCGTGAAGTTTATGGTGGAGTACGCGGTGGAGAGAACCAACGTCTTGTTGTATCAAGGTATGCTTGACCTAAGAGTCGGCCTCGTTTCAACGGAGGAGTGGATGAAGACAATGAACTGGTCAGGGTTGGGGATGTTTCTGTCGGCGGAGAGGCGGGTGTGGAAGGACGGCGACGGTGATCTCGCAGGCTACGTACAAAGGTGGGGGAATTTGTCACACGTGGCGGTTTCAGGAGCAGGGCATTTAGTTCCGACAGATAAAGCTGTTAACTCAAGGGATATGATTGAAGCATGGGTTCTGGGAAAAGGTTTGTTCAGTGGTGAAGATGTACGTCAGACATTAACGGCAAGCTATTAA
- the LOC106344389 gene encoding coiled-coil domain-containing protein 94 homolog translates to MGERKVPNKYIPPDFDPKKIPRLRKPNNQQKKIRFMLPVRIRCNTCGNYMLEGTKFNCREDEVINETYLGIKIHRFYIKCTNCSAEVTIKTDSKNSGYIVESGAVGVYNGLEEEEKHEVAESALESLEKRTKVSKREIEVMAALDEMKSMKSRRASVSLDSLLEALNRRNKLKEENAEEELLIKSIKFGTRTRIDEEKNDEVLDEKKTKKPKRRVNCTSPIQISSVRIVSKKTAKVTRGLDSLCHNYGSDSDEEK, encoded by the coding sequence ATGGGAGAACGCAAAGTCCCAAACAAGTATATTCCGCCAGATTTTGATCCGAAGAAGATACCTCGTCTCCGTAAACCGAACAACCAGCAAAAGAAGATTCGATTTATGCTACCGGTTCGTATTCGTTGTAACACATGTGGTAATTACATGTTGGAAGGCACTAAATTCAATTGCCGTGAAGATGAAGTCATCAACGAGACGTACCTAGGGATTAAAATCCACAGGTTTTACATCAAGTGCACCAACTGCTCGGCAGAGGTGACAATTAAAACCGATTCAAAGAACTCGGGTTATATTGTCGAATCAGGTGCAGTTGGAGTTTATAATGGACTCGAGGAAGAGGAGAAGCATGAGGTAGCTGAAAGCGCCTTGGAGTCGTTAGAGAAGAGAACTAAGGTATCTAAAAGAGAGATTGAAGTTATGGCTGCACTTGATGAGATGAAGTCTATGAAATCTAGAAGAGCCTCGGTGAGCTTAGACTCACTGCTTGAGGCTTTGAATAGAAGAAATAAACTAAAAGAAGAGAACGCGGAGGAAGAATTGCTCATTAAGTCTATAAAATTTGGTACGAGGACTAGGATTGATGAAGAGAAAAACGATGAGGTTTTGGATGAGAAGAAGACGAAGAAGCCTAAGAGACGTGTTAACTGTACATCTCCCATTCAAATATCTTCCGTTCGCATAGTCTCGAAGAAGACTGCAAAGGTAACAAGGGGACTCGACTCTCTGTGTCACAACTACGGCTCAGACAGCGATGAGGAGAAATAA
- the LOC106293457 gene encoding agmatine deiminase-like produces MQESRESPADHGFYMPAEWEPHAQTWIGWPERQDNWRHNALPAQRVFVDVAKAISVFEPVVCASSAQWENAGKQLPEEIRVVEMSMNDSWFRDSGPTVVDTRSYTSRVSIFLPCRCFLER; encoded by the exons ATGCAGGAGTCACGAGAATCTCCGGCGGATCACGGCTTTTACATGCCGGCGGAGTGGGAACCTCATGCTCAAACCTGGATCGGTTGGCCT GAACGGCAAGATAACTGGCGTCACAACGCTTTACCTGCCCAACGAGTGTTTGTAGATGTTGCAAAGGCAATCTCAGTCTTTGAACCTGTGGTCTGTGCAAGCTCGGCTCAG TGGGAAAATGCAGGGAAACAGCTTCCAGAGGAGATTAGAGTTGTTGAGATGAGCATGAATGATTCTTGGTTCCGCGACTCTGGACCAACTGTGGTGGATACAAGAAGCTATACCAGCAGGGTATCAATATTTTTGCCATGTAGATGCTTTTTGGAAAGATGA
- the LOC106343757 gene encoding transcription factor BIM1-like isoform X2, translating to MELPQPRPFKAQGRKPTHDFLSLCSHPTLQPDPNPTPPPSSQGSHLKTHDFLQPLDCVGAKEETSRVDTTRIASEKPPPPAPPPPLQHVLPGGIGTYTISPIPYFHNQQRIPKPELSPPMMFTAAAQAGGGNERNVVDEISNSNSSSYAAAASGFTLWDESGSGKKGQTRKENNAGERASIRATMGQWPAVERRSQSLTNTPLSGFSSRSSSQGSGLKSQSFMDMLRSAKGTSQDDDLDDEEDFVTKKESSSTSQIHRDLRVKAEARGVGNDQKLNTPRSKHSATEQRRRSKINDRFQMLRQLIPNSDQKRDKASFLLEVIEYIQFLQEKTSKYETPYQGWNHEPAKLLNWVN from the exons ATGGAGCTTCCTCAACCTCGTCCCTTCAAAGCTCAAG GGAGAAAACCAACACATGATTTTTTATCGCTCTGCAGTCATCCAACTCTCCAGCCAGATCCAAATCCTACACCACCACCTTCTTCTCAAG GTAGCCACTTGAAAACCCATGATTTTCTACAACCGTTAGACTGCGTTGGTGCTAAGGAAGAGACGAGTAGGGTTGACACAACCAGGATAGCTTCTGAGAAGCCACCTCCGCCTGCACCGCCTCCACCGCTGCAACACGTTCTTCCCGGTGGAATAGGAACGTACACGATAAGTCCTATTCCTTATTTTCATAATCAGCAGAGGATTCCTAAGCCGGAGCTGTCACCACCCATGATGTTCACTGCTGCTGCACAAGCGGGTGGTGGTAATGAGAGAAACGTTGTGGACGAGATTTCGAACTCTAATAGCAGCTCATACGCTGCTGCAGCAAGCGGATTCACTTTATGGGATGAATCTGGTTCTGGGAAGAAGGGACAGACAAGGAAGGAGAATAATGCTGGAGAGAGAGCTAGCATCAGAG CAACTATGGGACAGTGGCCAGCGGTAGAACGAAGGTCACAGTCTTTGACAAATACCCCTTTGAGCGGTTTCAGTTCTCGCTCATCCTCTCA AGGGTCTGGACTGAAGAGCCAGAGCTTCATGGACATGCTAAGATCAGCAAAAGGAACTTCACAGGACGATGATTTAGACGATGAAGAAGATTTTGTCACGAAGAAAGAAAGCTCCTCCACTAGCCAGATCCATAGAG ATTTGAGGGTAAAAGCAGAGGCGAGAGGTGTTGGTAACGATCAAAAGCTGAACACGCCTAGGTCCAAACATTCTGCTACTGAACAACGGAGGAGGAGCAAGATCAATGATAG ATTTCAAATGTTGAGACAACTAATACCTAACAGCGACCAAAAGCGGGACAAGGCCTCCTTCTTGCTCGAG GTTATCGAGTATATTCAATTCTTACAGGAGAAAACAAGCAAGTACGAAACTCCTTACCAAGGATGGAATCACGAACCTGCCAAGCTATTGAATTGGGTAAATTAA
- the LOC106343757 gene encoding transcription factor BIM1-like isoform X1 yields MELPQPRPFKAQGRKPTHDFLSLCSHPTLQPDPNPTPPPSSQGSHLKTHDFLQPLDCVGAKEETSRVDTTRIASEKPPPPAPPPPLQHVLPGGIGTYTISPIPYFHNQQRIPKPELSPPMMFTAAAQAGGGNERNVVDEISNSNSSSYAAAASGFTLWDESGSGKKGQTRKENNAGERASIRADGAATMGQWPAVERRSQSLTNTPLSGFSSRSSSQGSGLKSQSFMDMLRSAKGTSQDDDLDDEEDFVTKKESSSTSQIHRDLRVKAEARGVGNDQKLNTPRSKHSATEQRRRSKINDRFQMLRQLIPNSDQKRDKASFLLEVIEYIQFLQEKTSKYETPYQGWNHEPAKLLNWVN; encoded by the exons ATGGAGCTTCCTCAACCTCGTCCCTTCAAAGCTCAAG GGAGAAAACCAACACATGATTTTTTATCGCTCTGCAGTCATCCAACTCTCCAGCCAGATCCAAATCCTACACCACCACCTTCTTCTCAAG GTAGCCACTTGAAAACCCATGATTTTCTACAACCGTTAGACTGCGTTGGTGCTAAGGAAGAGACGAGTAGGGTTGACACAACCAGGATAGCTTCTGAGAAGCCACCTCCGCCTGCACCGCCTCCACCGCTGCAACACGTTCTTCCCGGTGGAATAGGAACGTACACGATAAGTCCTATTCCTTATTTTCATAATCAGCAGAGGATTCCTAAGCCGGAGCTGTCACCACCCATGATGTTCACTGCTGCTGCACAAGCGGGTGGTGGTAATGAGAGAAACGTTGTGGACGAGATTTCGAACTCTAATAGCAGCTCATACGCTGCTGCAGCAAGCGGATTCACTTTATGGGATGAATCTGGTTCTGGGAAGAAGGGACAGACAAGGAAGGAGAATAATGCTGGAGAGAGAGCTAGCATCAGAG CTGATGGTGCAGCAACTATGGGACAGTGGCCAGCGGTAGAACGAAGGTCACAGTCTTTGACAAATACCCCTTTGAGCGGTTTCAGTTCTCGCTCATCCTCTCA AGGGTCTGGACTGAAGAGCCAGAGCTTCATGGACATGCTAAGATCAGCAAAAGGAACTTCACAGGACGATGATTTAGACGATGAAGAAGATTTTGTCACGAAGAAAGAAAGCTCCTCCACTAGCCAGATCCATAGAG ATTTGAGGGTAAAAGCAGAGGCGAGAGGTGTTGGTAACGATCAAAAGCTGAACACGCCTAGGTCCAAACATTCTGCTACTGAACAACGGAGGAGGAGCAAGATCAATGATAG ATTTCAAATGTTGAGACAACTAATACCTAACAGCGACCAAAAGCGGGACAAGGCCTCCTTCTTGCTCGAG GTTATCGAGTATATTCAATTCTTACAGGAGAAAACAAGCAAGTACGAAACTCCTTACCAAGGATGGAATCACGAACCTGCCAAGCTATTGAATTGGGTAAATTAA
- the LOC106343757 gene encoding transcription factor BIM1-like isoform X3: MMFTAAAQAGGGNERNVVDEISNSNSSSYAAAASGFTLWDESGSGKKGQTRKENNAGERASIRADGAATMGQWPAVERRSQSLTNTPLSGFSSRSSSQGSGLKSQSFMDMLRSAKGTSQDDDLDDEEDFVTKKESSSTSQIHRDLRVKAEARGVGNDQKLNTPRSKHSATEQRRRSKINDRFQMLRQLIPNSDQKRDKASFLLEVIEYIQFLQEKTSKYETPYQGWNHEPAKLLNWVN; encoded by the exons ATGATGTTCACTGCTGCTGCACAAGCGGGTGGTGGTAATGAGAGAAACGTTGTGGACGAGATTTCGAACTCTAATAGCAGCTCATACGCTGCTGCAGCAAGCGGATTCACTTTATGGGATGAATCTGGTTCTGGGAAGAAGGGACAGACAAGGAAGGAGAATAATGCTGGAGAGAGAGCTAGCATCAGAG CTGATGGTGCAGCAACTATGGGACAGTGGCCAGCGGTAGAACGAAGGTCACAGTCTTTGACAAATACCCCTTTGAGCGGTTTCAGTTCTCGCTCATCCTCTCA AGGGTCTGGACTGAAGAGCCAGAGCTTCATGGACATGCTAAGATCAGCAAAAGGAACTTCACAGGACGATGATTTAGACGATGAAGAAGATTTTGTCACGAAGAAAGAAAGCTCCTCCACTAGCCAGATCCATAGAG ATTTGAGGGTAAAAGCAGAGGCGAGAGGTGTTGGTAACGATCAAAAGCTGAACACGCCTAGGTCCAAACATTCTGCTACTGAACAACGGAGGAGGAGCAAGATCAATGATAG ATTTCAAATGTTGAGACAACTAATACCTAACAGCGACCAAAAGCGGGACAAGGCCTCCTTCTTGCTCGAG GTTATCGAGTATATTCAATTCTTACAGGAGAAAACAAGCAAGTACGAAACTCCTTACCAAGGATGGAATCACGAACCTGCCAAGCTATTGAATTGGGTAAATTAA